In Nitrospira sp., one genomic interval encodes:
- the asnB gene encoding asparagine synthase (glutamine-hydrolyzing), translating to MCGIAGMVGPGASEAVRRMTGSLVHRGPDDGGHYDAPAARLCLGMRRLSILDLAHGHQPMANQDESVWIVYNGEVFNSPELRGRLERDGRRFATANSDTETLLHLYDEKQEAMLADLNGMFAFVLHDKRRRLLFGARDRLGIKPLYYALTPSGFAFASELKGLLTAPGIRRELNRDSLSHYVTLRFVPGTASIVRGVARLAPGHWFRYDLTSGAFETQCYWRPSFAPQEGRSVQEWSEQVRTDLRAAVRRWSLSDVAIGCSLSGGLDSSSIVGLLADSGHRRLKTYSLGFVGEGAAALDELPLARQVAERWGTDHHELILRPEDLLRDLLKMVWALDEPYGGGLPSWYVFQFMQQDVKVGMTGSGGDELFGDYGRYIALERRLGEGRDTSCPSWMERGWPLVASFVDRLPHGLGGLRRKDRWRHYPLVRRDPFGWDYVQAFYYCSEPMKSRDVLLPAEDGRPIADTVECLRTYYQESGSAEPRDALTYVALRTQLPEEFLFMTDRFSMAHSLEARVPFLDHLFVESVLRIPAHIRTKPEDPKYLLRQALRDLLPDDLVHAPKRGFVIPTAQWLRGPLRPLAERMLNPARLAEQGLFRPEFHARFVRPHVEGQADYHPQVWTALMFQLWHSLYVEQQLTEAPSMTWQDLCA from the coding sequence TTGTGCGGCATAGCGGGCATGGTCGGCCCCGGCGCCTCGGAGGCCGTCCGTCGCATGACCGGCTCGTTGGTGCATCGCGGGCCGGACGACGGCGGCCATTACGACGCTCCTGCAGCCCGCCTCTGTTTGGGCATGCGGCGGCTGAGCATCCTGGATTTAGCCCACGGCCACCAACCGATGGCCAATCAAGACGAGTCGGTCTGGATCGTCTACAACGGTGAGGTCTTCAATTCGCCGGAGTTGCGTGGGCGCTTGGAGCGCGACGGCCGCCGCTTCGCGACCGCGAACTCCGACACGGAAACGCTGCTGCATCTGTACGACGAGAAGCAGGAAGCCATGCTGGCGGATCTCAACGGCATGTTCGCCTTCGTCCTGCACGACAAGCGGCGCCGGCTGTTGTTCGGCGCGCGCGATCGCCTCGGCATCAAACCGTTGTACTATGCGCTCACACCGAGCGGATTCGCCTTCGCGTCGGAACTGAAGGGCCTGCTCACCGCGCCCGGCATACGGCGCGAATTGAACCGCGATAGCCTGTCCCATTACGTCACGCTGCGGTTCGTGCCGGGCACGGCATCCATAGTCCGAGGGGTCGCTCGCCTCGCGCCAGGCCATTGGTTTCGGTACGACCTGACCAGCGGCGCGTTCGAAACACAGTGTTACTGGCGGCCGTCCTTTGCGCCTCAGGAGGGACGCTCCGTCCAGGAATGGAGCGAACAGGTCCGCACCGACCTCCGAGCCGCCGTACGTCGCTGGAGCCTGAGCGATGTGGCGATCGGTTGCTCGCTGTCGGGCGGACTCGATTCGTCGAGCATCGTCGGGCTGCTGGCCGACAGCGGCCACCGCCGGCTCAAGACCTATTCGCTGGGGTTCGTCGGAGAGGGGGCGGCGGCGCTGGATGAATTGCCCTTGGCGCGCCAGGTGGCGGAGCGTTGGGGGACGGATCACCATGAGTTGATCCTGCGCCCCGAGGATCTGCTGCGAGACCTTCTCAAGATGGTCTGGGCCTTGGATGAACCCTACGGCGGCGGGCTCCCCTCCTGGTACGTATTCCAGTTCATGCAACAGGACGTCAAGGTTGGAATGACGGGGAGCGGCGGTGATGAGCTGTTCGGCGACTACGGGCGGTATATTGCCTTGGAACGACGCCTGGGAGAGGGACGGGACACATCCTGCCCTTCCTGGATGGAGCGTGGCTGGCCGCTGGTGGCGTCGTTCGTGGATCGACTTCCGCATGGGCTCGGCGGTCTCCGGCGCAAGGATCGCTGGCGCCACTATCCGCTGGTGCGCCGTGACCCGTTCGGCTGGGACTACGTGCAGGCGTTTTATTATTGTTCTGAACCTATGAAGAGCCGTGATGTGCTCTTGCCGGCGGAGGACGGACGGCCGATCGCCGATACCGTAGAGTGTCTGCGGACTTACTACCAAGAGTCCGGCAGCGCGGAGCCGCGAGACGCCTTGACGTACGTCGCCCTGCGTACGCAACTGCCCGAAGAATTCCTGTTCATGACCGATCGGTTTTCCATGGCCCACTCGTTGGAGGCGCGGGTTCCCTTTCTCGATCACCTGTTCGTGGAATCCGTCCTGCGGATTCCGGCGCACATCCGCACGAAACCGGAGGATCCGAAGTATCTACTGCGGCAGGCCCTGCGCGATTTGTTGCCCGATGACCTGGTGCATGCGCCGAAGCGTGGGTTCGTGATTCCGACGGCGCAATGGCTGCGTGGGCCGCTTCGTCCGCTTGCCGAGCGGATGTTGAATCCGGCGCGACTGGCCGAGCAGGGGCTGTTCCGTCCGGAGTTCCACGCGCGATTCGTCCGTCCCCATGTCGAGGGACAAGCGGACTATCACCCGCAAGTCTGGACCGCCCTCATGTTTCAGCTGTGGCACAGCCTCTATGTCGAACAGCAGCTAACGGAGGCTCCCAGCATGACCTGGCAGGATCTCTGCGCCTAG
- a CDS encoding glycosyltransferase translates to MNILHLSTEYNQGGSGRAAYRIHASLRRRGHTSHMLVSGLVHGAPEAGPIWGTMPWRAADWLARRATDALSLQYLFLPSSWRLLRHPWFREADLVQLYNTHGGYLSHAVFGVASRKKPFVWRLSDMWPFTGHCCYAYDCDRWKTGCGACPLLQDEPALRTDRTALLWRIKQRIYADAKVTLVAPSRWIAGLARHSPLVGHWPLEVIPNGLDLSVFRPIRRTAAREVLGLPQDESVVLFSSVETQAHRKGGTFVAEAVKRLKGRTRRPFRLLVVGQRARDWEQAMPVPVTAIDLVKDDHLLALLYSAADVFVHPALADNLPNGVLESLACGTPVVAFEVGGVGEAVRPMETGYLARHKDADDLAEGMRSLLDDDDLRHRLSRRCREIAETEYDMELQTTRFEQLYQAVACGR, encoded by the coding sequence ATGAATATTCTGCATCTCAGCACGGAATATAATCAGGGCGGCTCCGGTCGAGCGGCCTATCGCATCCACGCGAGCCTTCGGCGGCGGGGGCACACGTCCCATATGTTGGTGTCCGGCCTGGTGCACGGTGCTCCCGAAGCAGGACCGATCTGGGGGACCATGCCTTGGCGGGCGGCGGATTGGCTGGCCCGGCGGGCGACCGATGCCTTGAGCCTGCAATACCTGTTTTTACCTTCCTCCTGGCGGCTGCTGCGGCATCCCTGGTTCCGGGAGGCGGACTTGGTGCAGCTGTACAATACCCACGGCGGGTACCTGAGCCATGCGGTGTTCGGTGTGGCGAGTCGCAAGAAGCCGTTCGTGTGGCGCCTTTCCGACATGTGGCCCTTCACCGGCCATTGCTGTTATGCCTATGACTGCGATCGTTGGAAGACCGGTTGCGGCGCTTGCCCGCTGTTGCAGGATGAGCCGGCCTTGCGAACGGACCGCACGGCGTTGTTGTGGCGGATCAAGCAGCGCATCTACGCCGACGCGAAGGTCACGCTGGTGGCGCCGTCGCGGTGGATCGCGGGCTTGGCCCGCCACAGTCCTCTCGTGGGCCATTGGCCGTTGGAGGTGATTCCCAACGGTCTGGACCTGTCGGTGTTTCGGCCGATCCGCCGGACCGCCGCCCGTGAGGTGTTGGGGCTGCCGCAGGATGAGTCGGTGGTCCTGTTCAGCTCCGTGGAGACCCAGGCTCACCGCAAAGGCGGCACCTTCGTAGCTGAGGCTGTGAAGCGGCTCAAGGGCCGGACGCGCCGCCCCTTTCGCCTCCTGGTCGTCGGGCAACGGGCGCGGGATTGGGAGCAGGCCATGCCTGTCCCGGTGACGGCGATCGACTTGGTGAAGGACGATCATCTCTTGGCCCTGCTCTATTCGGCGGCGGATGTCTTCGTGCATCCGGCTTTGGCGGATAACCTGCCTAACGGGGTGCTGGAGAGCCTTGCCTGTGGGACGCCGGTGGTTGCGTTTGAGGTGGGCGGGGTGGGCGAGGCCGTGCGCCCGATGGAGACCGGGTATCTCGCGCGCCACAAGGATGCGGATGACCTGGCGGAAGGAATGCGATCGCTGTTGGACGACGACGATCTCCGACACCGCCTCAGCCGGCGATGCCGGGAAATTGCGGAAACCGAATACGACATGGAGCTGCAGACAACGCGGTTCGAACAACTCTATCAAGCGGTGGCCTGTGGTCGGTAG
- a CDS encoding class I SAM-dependent methyltransferase — protein sequence MVGRSPEPFPETPYGIVKRLRTIEAWTDRVVARLRQTSLSILDYGCGTGDHVTHPLACRSHRVLGVDCHEASIRQASRTYPLPNLSFRRADIGDLVREAMTFDLIVCSEVLEHLHDPREFLQAVRRLLRPGGGLIITTPNGYGSFEWLMSLQKGLNRIGLHGLLRRAASPLLGAKTNGQARPDSTGSVTADPSIGYLNMDSTHVQFFRLGRLETIFAESGFRILDRRARTLCCGPYVDLLFRALPFEQALYRMNNRLADLLPFAWAADWMFFLEAGVE from the coding sequence GTGGTCGGTAGGTCACCCGAACCGTTTCCTGAAACGCCCTACGGGATCGTCAAGCGGCTCCGGACTATCGAAGCTTGGACGGACCGGGTCGTGGCGCGCCTGAGGCAGACCTCGCTCTCCATCTTGGATTACGGCTGCGGCACCGGCGACCATGTGACCCATCCGCTGGCCTGTCGATCGCACCGGGTGCTGGGGGTGGATTGCCATGAGGCGTCCATCCGGCAGGCAAGCCGCACCTATCCATTGCCCAATCTGTCTTTCCGTCGGGCGGACATCGGGGACCTGGTTCGAGAAGCGATGACGTTCGACCTGATCGTCTGCTCAGAGGTCTTGGAACACCTGCATGACCCGCGGGAGTTTCTGCAAGCGGTCCGGCGTCTGCTCCGTCCCGGCGGCGGGCTCATCATTACCACGCCCAACGGGTACGGATCGTTCGAATGGTTGATGAGCCTCCAGAAGGGCTTGAATCGCATCGGGCTGCACGGACTCCTGCGTCGGGCTGCCAGCCCGCTGTTGGGTGCGAAGACCAACGGCCAGGCGCGACCGGATTCCACAGGAAGCGTCACTGCGGATCCGTCCATCGGGTATTTGAACATGGATTCCACGCACGTGCAGTTTTTTCGACTTGGTCGCTTGGAAACGATCTTTGCCGAGAGCGGATTTCGGATTCTGGATCGGCGGGCCCGCACGCTGTGCTGCGGTCCTTACGTGGATCTGCTCTTTCGCGCGCTGCCGTTCGAGCAGGCGCTGTACCGAATGAACAATCGCCTGGCTGATCTGCTGCCTTTCGCGTGGGCGGCTGATTGGATGTTTTTCCTGGAAGCCGGTGTCGAATGA
- a CDS encoding class I SAM-dependent methyltransferase has translation MHKGQGVSAETSPNEDVRQYWDQEACGTYESVVGDLPELSPEWFARVEQHRYAMEPFIHTIADFPAHRGKQLLEVGVGAGTDHLQWARAGAVCHGVDLTQRAIETTRAHLALHGLRSDLRRMDAETLPFPDGSFDVVYSWGVIHHSAHPERIVREIRRVLKPNGLFIGMLYARRSLVVFKLWVKHALLKGRPWRSWSDLLAHHMESPGTKAYTIPELQALWSEFSSCDTTQLLTPYDYNWFPRWMHRWFPTSWGWFIAVRARR, from the coding sequence ATGCACAAGGGGCAGGGGGTTTCGGCGGAGACCTCACCGAACGAAGACGTGCGGCAATATTGGGATCAGGAAGCCTGCGGCACCTACGAGTCCGTCGTGGGCGACCTGCCGGAGCTGAGTCCTGAATGGTTTGCGCGCGTGGAGCAGCACCGCTACGCTATGGAACCCTTTATCCATACGATTGCCGATTTCCCGGCCCATCGCGGCAAGCAGCTGTTGGAGGTCGGGGTCGGAGCCGGGACCGACCATCTGCAATGGGCCCGTGCGGGAGCCGTCTGCCACGGAGTGGATTTGACCCAACGGGCGATCGAGACGACGCGCGCGCACTTGGCCTTGCACGGGTTGCGTTCCGATCTTCGCCGCATGGACGCCGAAACGTTGCCGTTTCCCGACGGCTCGTTCGACGTGGTCTATTCCTGGGGCGTCATTCACCATTCGGCGCATCCCGAGCGGATCGTGCGTGAAATCAGACGGGTGCTCAAGCCGAACGGCCTCTTCATCGGCATGCTCTACGCCCGGCGCTCCTTGGTGGTCTTCAAGCTGTGGGTGAAACATGCCCTCTTGAAGGGACGGCCCTGGCGTTCCTGGTCGGACCTGCTGGCGCACCATATGGAAAGTCCGGGGACCAAGGCCTATACGATTCCGGAACTGCAGGCCCTGTGGTCGGAATTTTCCTCGTGCGACACCACGCAGTTGCTCACGCCGTATGACTACAACTGGTTTCCACGCTGGATGCACCGGTGGTTCCCGACGAGTTGGGGCTGGTTCATCGCAGTGCGGGCAAGACGATAA
- a CDS encoding glycosyltransferase, translating into MKRRRLLMASANYWRSPFQVGSHHLARGFARAGWEVGFVSDPISPWHLLGGQVRDVRERFDLYRHGGAHDCDGLVWTYVPGALLTPHNKPLLNSRWVGEQWPKMTRPRLMEVLRQRGFDDVDLLYCDSVAHVGWLDGIVRRKAFYRVTDCLAGFEKATPVALELERRLARSVDHVVYSARSLEGYVKTLEPRSMAYLPNAVNYAHFAEGDRTVPPEYATIPRPIAIYVGAMDVWFDYRLLDEAAARLPKVSFVLIGPDGLARQRLRGRANLHLLGPRPYGELPRYLHHADVGLIPFDAVHHAELVRSIHPLKLYEYAACGLPVVAVEWEELTYLDSPARLCCGTEAFVSAIEEAISHRPEEAKLQTYAASHDWGVRVATILAQLGLQAG; encoded by the coding sequence ATGAAGCGACGACGGCTGCTCATGGCCAGCGCCAACTATTGGCGGTCTCCCTTTCAGGTCGGAAGCCACCACTTGGCGCGCGGGTTTGCGCGGGCCGGGTGGGAGGTCGGATTCGTGTCGGATCCGATTTCACCCTGGCACCTGCTGGGCGGGCAGGTCCGCGACGTTCGGGAACGGTTCGACCTCTATCGCCATGGAGGTGCGCACGATTGCGACGGTCTCGTCTGGACCTACGTGCCTGGGGCGCTCCTGACGCCGCACAACAAACCGCTGCTGAACAGTCGGTGGGTCGGTGAGCAGTGGCCCAAGATGACGAGGCCGCGTTTGATGGAGGTGCTGCGTCAGCGAGGGTTCGACGACGTAGATCTCCTGTACTGCGACAGCGTCGCGCATGTCGGGTGGTTGGACGGTATCGTCCGGCGCAAGGCGTTCTACCGCGTGACCGATTGTCTGGCAGGTTTCGAGAAGGCGACTCCTGTCGCTCTGGAACTCGAACGCCGTCTCGCGCGCTCCGTCGACCACGTGGTGTATAGCGCCAGGAGCTTGGAGGGATACGTCAAGACTCTGGAGCCGCGATCTATGGCCTATTTGCCCAATGCGGTGAACTATGCGCATTTCGCCGAGGGGGATCGGACAGTGCCGCCGGAGTACGCTACGATCCCACGCCCGATCGCCATTTATGTCGGCGCCATGGATGTCTGGTTCGATTATCGCTTGCTTGACGAGGCGGCGGCGCGATTGCCGAAGGTGTCCTTCGTATTGATCGGGCCGGATGGGTTGGCTCGACAACGGTTGCGCGGCCGGGCCAATCTCCATCTCCTGGGCCCGCGTCCTTACGGCGAGCTGCCGCGGTATCTCCACCATGCGGATGTCGGGTTGATCCCGTTCGACGCCGTCCACCATGCCGAGCTGGTCCGCAGCATCCACCCCCTGAAACTCTACGAGTATGCGGCCTGCGGCCTGCCCGTCGTGGCGGTGGAATGGGAGGAACTGACCTATCTCGACAGTCCGGCCCGGCTATGTTGCGGAACTGAAGCCTTCGTGTCCGCGATCGAGGAGGCGATCTCGCATCGCCCTGAGGAGGCCAAGCTGCAGACCTATGCAGCGTCACATGACTGGGGTGTGCGGGTGGCAACCATCCTTGCCCAGCTCGGGTTGCAGGCCGGGTAG
- a CDS encoding glycosyltransferase family 4 protein, whose amino-acid sequence MNIVVVSDFAYVNGGNASVALSSAIRLAQQGDAVTLFAGAGPVDPRIGSSAITVVCTDQQAIGEDPKRTRAITQGIWNIKAARMMAQVLQSVDLGRTIIHVHGWDKVLSSSVIRTALAMGAKVVCTLHDYVSVCPNGGFYNHPHDEICPLRPMSFSCIREGCDRRGYTHKLWRVARQVVQKQWGLVPDGIRHVIVVSEFSRRILNPCLSPATRIHHVPNMISVPRGVATSPHERTAYVMVGRMSREKGPHLLARVAARTDWDVRFVGGGESLADIKRMAPRATVTGWVPHDQAMKELAGARALVFPSLWYETEGLVVLEAAALGIPAIVADSCAARDLVSDGDTGLYFRSGDEQSLQAAMARLQDDRLVRRLGAAAYDRYWKHPRSMTNHIRALKRVYELVLNES is encoded by the coding sequence GTGAATATCGTCGTGGTCAGCGATTTTGCCTATGTGAACGGCGGTAACGCGTCCGTCGCCCTCTCGAGTGCGATCAGGTTGGCACAACAGGGAGACGCCGTGACATTGTTTGCCGGAGCCGGTCCCGTCGATCCCCGTATCGGCTCAAGCGCCATCACCGTGGTCTGTACCGATCAACAGGCCATTGGAGAGGACCCAAAGCGGACACGGGCCATCACCCAGGGGATCTGGAACATCAAGGCTGCGCGAATGATGGCGCAGGTACTCCAGTCTGTGGATCTGGGCCGGACGATCATTCATGTTCATGGATGGGACAAAGTGCTCTCATCGAGCGTTATTCGAACGGCGTTGGCGATGGGCGCGAAGGTCGTCTGCACCTTGCACGACTATGTTTCCGTCTGCCCCAACGGCGGTTTTTATAATCACCCCCACGATGAAATTTGCCCGCTGAGGCCGATGTCCTTCTCTTGCATTCGCGAAGGATGCGATCGGCGAGGCTATACGCACAAGCTGTGGCGCGTCGCGCGACAAGTCGTTCAGAAACAGTGGGGACTTGTGCCGGACGGAATTCGACATGTCATTGTCGTGTCGGAATTCAGCCGTCGGATCCTCAACCCGTGCCTGTCACCCGCGACCAGAATACATCACGTTCCAAACATGATCTCCGTGCCGCGTGGCGTTGCAACTTCTCCTCACGAGAGGACCGCCTACGTGATGGTCGGGAGAATGTCACGGGAAAAGGGCCCGCACCTTCTCGCACGCGTGGCGGCGAGGACTGATTGGGATGTGCGATTTGTCGGAGGAGGGGAGAGCTTGGCTGATATCAAGCGAATGGCTCCGCGGGCCACCGTCACCGGCTGGGTCCCGCACGATCAGGCCATGAAAGAACTTGCGGGTGCTCGGGCACTCGTCTTTCCCTCCTTATGGTATGAAACGGAAGGTCTTGTGGTGCTCGAAGCTGCGGCGTTGGGCATCCCTGCTATCGTGGCCGACTCCTGTGCGGCTCGAGACCTTGTGAGCGACGGCGACACCGGCCTCTATTTTCGAAGCGGCGACGAGCAGTCTCTGCAAGCCGCTATGGCGCGGCTCCAGGACGACCGCCTCGTGCGGCGCTTGGGGGCAGCGGCCTATGACCGCTATTGGAAGCACCCGCGATCAATGACGAATCATATTCGCGCTCTCAAACGCGTGTACGAGCTAGTTTTAAACGAGAGCTAA